Part of the Bos indicus isolate NIAB-ARS_2022 breed Sahiwal x Tharparkar chromosome 29, NIAB-ARS_B.indTharparkar_mat_pri_1.0, whole genome shotgun sequence genome is shown below.
CAGAAACCATGTCTCATTATATATAACTATTGTATTTTTGCTAAGAAAATGTGTTATCAATCTTACGATATACTAGAAATTTATTGCTATGAGTCCTAAATAATAAGTGGGTTCACAGCAGaggttggaggagggcatgacaggcAGACTAActgaagaaaaccaaaaactggaagcccaataaagccttgcatattaaaatatgcatacatCTGGACAAAGGCAAGTGATAGAATGGGCTGAATCACTGAGTGTATGACAGGGAGATTGTTGGAGCTGTAAAGAATGATAATCACTCTTCCCACTGTCTGCACGTTCAGTAGGGAACTGAGAAATGAGACACAAGAGCCTcacaaaatggaaatcaaaagatcAGCTTCATACTAGTAAAGTTAACTGGAGGATACAGCTTAGTTCTGCAGTCAAGGAGAGTTTCTCTAAATCCCTCGTTGCCTTCCCCAGATAAGCCTGATGAACCCAGGCACAGGAAAAATGGACAGCATCAGGCCTTCCCTATGAAGGGATACATGATGCCTGCTGTGTctgtaagttgtgtccaattctttgcggaTACAGAGTccagcctatggactgtagtcatAGACTCATACtgcctatggaatgtagcccaccaggctcctctgtccatgggattctccaggcaagaatactggagtgggttgtcatgcactcctccaggggatcttcctgacccagggatcaaacccttgtctcttacatctgcctgcactggtaggcagattctttaccactagcaacatcTGGAAAGGGACACATGAAGGAGGAGACAAGTCTTGGTCCAGGGGACAGGCCAGTCTTGTAAAGAGGCCCAAAGGGGACTGGGCCATTCATTCCCAGTTCAGTTTCACAGCTTCACCAGTCACTCCTCTCCCTTAGGGAAGAGAAATACAGGATATGGATAAAGAGAAAAGTTTCTTCCCATTCTTTACTCTCCTAGGGCATGGAGGGACAGGTACCCATTTTAGAGGAATCATCATCTGCTTTGGGCCAGAGAGAATTTGGCCATTTGCAGAGAAGAGGAATAATTGCTCAAATCTTGTGAATAAACATATAATTACTTATTTCACATATGCACACAGTTGTATGTTAAATTCTTGCTTCCAAAGTTCCACAAATATAGCTCAGAACCACTTCACTGTTGAAACATGTACTTTTCAAATTGTCTTGAAAAAGTAACTTGAAATGTAAAGACTACAGTTTCTCAGAGACTGTTCTCCTTCAGCCCAGCTGTTTGCATGTATTGGTCAGTGACCAGCCCTGTTTATAGGAACCTAGGTCATTAGGCAAATACATAAAACCAGATCTATTTGAGGAGCCTGCTCTCCCAAACCATATGTCACTTCAAGACGAGAAAAGGTGGACACTGCTCTAGAACAATTCACCAGCACGTCCTACTTGCAATAACTTTCCTGAATTCCAAGAAGGGACAGGGCACTCTACTCTGCCATTTTTCGTGTGAGGAAAGAGAGGCACAGAGATGTGCAGTTGTCGACCATAGTCTTTGGCTTACACCTGTCACTCTGTCTTGTGGGTTGTTGGagtaggcaagaacactagagacATCTGGATGAGgttttaaaagcatttccttgattcagagaaaacaaaaacagctttGTCTCTGCCTCAGGATAGAGAAAATGGAGGCTGGTGGAAACCACAAGTACGTGAGAGATGAGATGATCAGTCTAATGCTTATGACTACAGAGTCCACCAGCTTGTGAAAGAAGTGCCGATAAAAGAGACGTTGATGAGAAGCAGCTTAACAGCACATGCAGTGGTCGACGGTGTTTGGTCCCACTGTCACTGAGTGGGGTATTACCCCACTAGGACCTAACCCAATACGAACCAAGTATCAGCCGAGAGCAGACCCGAGGGACACATATTCCACGGTGACCTCAGGCCGCAAGTAATGAGACAGTGATCACTAATGACAGAGgagcagaagaaaagaatagaattttGCACTTCAAGTTAGTGAAAATGAACTCTCTGATGCAGAATTCATTATCATTTTAAGGGAAATGACAAAAAAgataggagagataagaaggcgaGCTCATGAGAATGTTGAGGCGAATATCCAGCCCAGTAAAAGTGACCAAGCTCCAGGAATGAGAAGTGTGGGATGGAGTTGTTGTCCATTTGTGAAGCATATAAAAATAGTCACTGTAGATACATTTCCCAGAGCCTATCTCTTCAGGGAAGTCATTTCTGCAGGTAGGAGGAAAAAACCTCTTTACGGGCCAATATTCCATGACTCAGAGATGAGAATTTCTATTGCCATAACAGGAGAATGACTAGTCTTAACATAGGAGGATGCCTTCCTGTGTCTTTCTACATTTGTGAATACAACCCCCTGTTTGAAAAATGTCCCAACAGTCATTAGCTCAGGGAGGCCAGTGACTCAGGGTGAGCTACAACTGGAGTGTGCACTGGAAACCCCATCCTCACAGCAAAGACAGAGGTGCAGCATCTCAGAGATGTTCAATAATTTCCCAGGTTGCTTAGGAAACACATCTTGAAGAAGGGATGAGAACTGGAAAGAGACCTAGAGATATCATGATCTCTGACTCCATTGTTTAGGTCACCCCCTCACCCCAGAACAAAATTAGAGCAAGAAGTAGTCCCCAAACCCTCAGATTTCAGGGCTTCATGTTAGAAACAAGGACAAAGAGAGACATGGGATGCTGCCATGCAACCACTCCCCCTTGTTCAGCTTAGCATTAGCAATACAGAGTCTTACAGTCTGCTCTCCCTGAAAGGAAAAGGCTTGCATGGTGTAGGAAGAGGAGTGCCCTAAGCTTGTATCCTTCTTTTTCCTGTGATGTCTGGAAAATTAATGCCTACATTATCCTGGAATCAATTCTGAGCCAAAGACCATGGTTTTACATCAAGGTCTTCCCCAGATAGTTCCCTCCAGTTGTAGAAAAGACACATCATCTGTCCATGACACTGAAGTCAGAGCATGATGTTTAAAGGGGGGCTTcttttacatgtatatacatatcaaGATCTGGCTGGAACCCCAAGATGTTTCCCTCAGGTGCTCTCCTAGGAGAAGTATctgcaaaagaaaccaaaaaaaaaatgtagttttcaCAAACAGAGCTCATTTAGACTTCTGTCCACAATTTCTATACCTGCTATCCAAGAAGAGAAGCAGGAGCCCCTCTTCCAGAGCCGTAGATGGGATGCAAAGTTGACTCTAATTGGGAATCCCTTTGCTGGTCCTCAGCAATAATGGCAAATTTCAGTAACACAATATGTGGGTTGGTTAGGGTCCTAACACACATAACCTACAAAGCCCCTCACCACATTACCTTTCTCAGTAAAATTGTTTAGACACTTCAAAGCTACCAAAGACTTTGCCTTATCAAATAACAATGAAATCTGcctcaaaatggtttaaaatctGTGAGGGAAGTAAATGCTGTATTACCATTGACTCTATGGAAGCAGTAATGTGCCATGTAGAGACAGCAGGGAAGAATCACACATAGCCATagtgacatttttctaaagatacCTCAtttttggaggccaagaatccaAATACATATCCTCTATTATTTTGGCTAAGGTAGAAGTTCACTGCATGAATGATTCATGcttttattcaataattattcTGTAATCCCATCATTTCTGCATTTGAAAAAGTATTGAAAAATTATACCCAGTTGCTGtaaaaagtttcctttaaaacatGGTGTTAACTGAATGATGgtgcattttttttctagaatttactTTCTTAAATAATGTTATGTATTTGTTAATAAAATGACATGGAATGTAGTAAGGTTTTTTGTGttatgtttcttgtttttgtatcttacttgttttgttttgattgtgGTATGATCACTTAACATGAGGTCTGCCCTCTTAGATTTTTAAGTGTGTGATACAGCATTGTTAATTATAGGTACAATATTGTACAACAGGtctctagaatttattcatcATACCAAACTGAAACTTCATACCTATTGAAAAATTGGAGTGTGCATAACACCTTCAAATTCAAGTGGAATAGTGAACCCTTATACCTGGTGGTCTCTTGCCTAAATTTCAGGACAGTAATCAAGGCACATAGATAGGAGCTAAACCTTAGGGTCTAAGAACGCCCTGAAAACCAGATGTGAAGTTTTCACTGGCACggaaaaattagattttaaaatacaagtgCATCTGAACAGAAGTGTTACATTCTGGCACTGGGATACAAAGGGAGACATTGGAGGActatataacattttttaaagtatatattgttGAGACTGAATGTagacagaaaaggcagaggagagaatGAGTATCaaaggaagtttttatttttttttaattaagggagttttttaacataaatttatttcttttaattggaggttaattactttacaatatttaaaGGTAATGTAGGATTGCATATATCCAGCAATAGAAGTATATAGAGATGGAGATATTGAAGATataaaaaaagatgaggaaaatttGAGAGAATAAAATCCCAAAGAAGATGAAAAGCAATTGACAAAATAAAACATCCACTCatgcttttaaagtatttttagagAATGATACTTctttaaagatgataaaatatgtaaaactcaGTAAAAAGCCAGCAACTTAATTTGAAAACCCTTGAGACATCTCTAATTAGAACTAACAGAACCAAGATGCCTACAGTCTCCACAATTACTTAACATTGTATTAAAAGTATTAGAAATGCAATTATAAATGGGAAAGGAATTAGAGGCTAAGACTCAAAAGGAAATAGACAAAATTATCTCTGTTTATAGAAATTTAATCAGCATAATGGGAAAACCTGAGGGGAATTCCTGGAAAAACTTCTACAAAAAACGattatattaaagtataaagtTAACATATAATTCAGTAGAATTCACATATATAAACACTAATCAGAATATAATATGAAAGCTAGAATCCTTgctataataacaaaataaaatagaattcttaAGCATAAATCTAATTAGAAATGTTCAAACATAAATgaggaaaattacaaaacattccTAAATGTTACCGAAGTAGGCCTGAAGAAAATGGTAAGGCATACCACATGTCATGGTGAAAAGTCTGAATATCCAAAAATGTCAACCCTCCCTAAGCTTACTTATAAATTTAAGatgcaataaataaatatgccATCAGTTTTTTCTAGAATTAGACAGATTAATTATAAAAGTTATGGCTTAAAATGAATATCCAGGAAAACCCTAAAAAAACTGAGAACAATACGTGGAAGGTACCTTCAAGATAGGAAAATTCTGTGAAGCTTCTATAATTAAAGCAGTGTGGTATTGACTTATGAATAGACTTACAGACCAATAAAGCagaatggaaaatacagaaataactcAAGAGCCTATAAAACTTAGTATGTAATGAAGACAACAGCTCAAGCCAGCAGGGAaatgaaggacttttttttttataaatggtgATAGAACAACTGGATAGCCATATGGAAAAAGATAAAGTTAGATCCATTCCTCACACCATACACTGGTACAATTTCTAAAAAGATCAGacattcaggttttttttaaatcatgcaaACATTATGAAAAGATTAGTGAATTTCTTTATAACCTAAGAGGAAAGAAAGCATTTATAACTATGATTGaaatatgagaaataataaaaaattaaaaccttaaaaaaatttatatcatAAGGAAAGTCAAAAGCCAAATCACAAAATAGGGAAGAAATATATGCAACTTATATCTCAGACAAAAAACTAATATAGTTTATATACAGTCCTCCTAAAAATTGGGAAAATCAAAATCCAGCAGAAAAGTGGGAGAAAGTTGTGAAAAGATCATCCATATAAGAAATAATACCAACAGCCATTAAATATCTGAAAACATCTTCAATGTTTCCATttattagagaaatccaaattATAGCAATacttaaaaactatttttcacaTATCAGGTTGGAAAAGTTGAAAAATGTTGAGCATATTCTATGTTCCAGGGACTGTAGGAAAGTGAGTATTCCATTTATTGGTGAGGGGAAAGTAAATGTCAGTTCTCCCCCAAAAGATCCACAGATTGAatacaatcccaatcaaaattaaTCTTCtgtaagaatgaaaagacaaaccatgGACCATTTAGTAATCTTATGTTTAGCAAAGAACtagaattcaaaatatataaagaaccttGACATctcaatgagaaaaaataaataagctatttttttttaatgggacaaAATTTagatagacatttcaccaaaaaagACATATGTTTGACACACgtccacatgaaaagatgctcatcatcatttagtcactagggaaatgaaaactaaaaccacactgagatagCATGACACATCtattaaaaatcttttcaattaaaaagtgggccATACCAAGTATGGTGAGGAAGTACAGGAATTGAAAATCTTAAATACTACTCCTGAGAGTGTAAAATggcacaaccactttggaaaactgtgtggcaggtttttgaaaaattaaacatatacctGTCATATGATCTCACTGTTCCACTCCTGTGTATTACTCAAGAAAGATGAAAGACTATGTCCATACAAAGACATATACATGGATGTTCACAGTTTTGTTTGTAGTAGccccaaaactggaaacaacccaaatggctATCAACAGgggaaagataaacaaatggtaGTAGTGTATCCACATACACTAGTAGTTGTAGCAGTGGTGGTTAGTAGTATAATCATTCACTCAGTGACTCACTGCCGGGAGCCaacgtgaggagctccacccgtggcaaaggtcatgaggaaggaggctcggcagacgcaaaggcgggatcaagcctcaggagtccccctggaaattctcaagcaccTGCCcctaaaaccagagtctgcctactttactgcttgtGCCCTCACCTACACccctgactttacggggggctgtcccccaccaccgctctctgaaaaagagttaacttacagctccagttaataaagttcctgggtgtgacaagagtgtttcaacctacaaactcctttggaagtcctctagcctgcctgaataggttcttccagccacatgtgattgttcagagcctcccaaccgtgagtggcatgagatgttctaaactgtctaaatacagattcctttgagcagttcaAAGAtggattagaaattgtattggtgaagggtttttcacttattgggccaatgtttgctgctaagtttccatatcccttacgtactgtgtccctggcagtgtattgattaatataattggtgtataggaatgtaagtagtagctttaatgtttgtaaccttggacccttgagttaattcttttcttgttatagcccaccacacctttgccctatagaaatgcaactttatctaatgctttcagagggtggcgcctgactttagaataatcacctatagagaaaagtaagttttctgaagaaagggtcataaaatgttaacaggcctcctggccagaagatgatgtaaatcacctaaacttttgcatatgataagtttgaaagcctggcttactgcatgactctaccccttcccccattatcttctatgcataacttaaggtataaaaactactttggaaaataaagtgcgggccttgttcaccaaaacttggtctccccatgtcgttctttctctcaccttctggctgaattcccatctggagcgtggaggctcgtcaagcctaccaattatgcctgggcttctaagatctgaccagggaggccttagtgtctcctctccttcaggagaacgggaggacacctgcggcctatgtaggtgACATAAATTCCTTGTATTGGAATTtcattagctttccacgtaaaccaagttattcagcctcttttcttcactaaatttcttcgctgagctatccttatttaaccactctttatatctttaactcTATCATATCCTGATCGccgaagccatctccccttcgaattccctggatccactggggctggaccccggtaactcactactcaacaacaaaaaataatgaattactaATAGATGTAACAACATGGAAGAATCTCAAAATACTTAAACCAAGTGGCATAAACCAGACAAAAATGAACACATACTGTACAATTACACTTTTAGAAAATCTTGAGAATgaagaccaaagaaagaaaacagatcagtggttaccCAGAAAGAATGGGGGGAATGGAAGAGTTCCCAAAGGGACaagactgtggtgatggtttcatgagTGTAGACGTATGTCAAAATGTATCAGAATTAcagttttaaacatttgtttaaagTGTGTGCTGATTTAATTTGTTTAAATTGTATGCTAATTATAGCTTCTTAAAAccccttttaaaacataaaaaataaatacatgtttactAAACTGAAAATACTTATAAGACTGCACTTTCATGCCCCAAGTGCTCCACCCCTGCAAAGTATCAATCAAGTGCTCCACCCCTGCAAAGTATCAATCAAATAGAAGTAGAGATAGTATAAGCATAGCATAGAGCCAGAAGATCAAGGGACCCAAAACGGTGACAGAGACAAAGCCACCAGGGGTTTGTTATGTCTTCTTTCTCACTCGTATCCCTTTGCATTCCTCTTCCTCTGGCCTCAGGAAGAACAGTAAAGTAACTCTTAAATAAGACACAGCACTAACCATTAGATGCAAAGCTGATAaatcaaaacatgaaaaataagacCATCTGCAATCAAAAGATACTGTTAAGGATAAGTGAGACATGGTCTAAGAGAAAATAGATAGTAGAGAGAGATGGAGGTAGAGGTAGACATAAagaaatgtgtatgtgtacatatacatgtatattacatgtatatacatatgtgttatacatgcatatacatatataagcacACATGCAAATATATGGACTTGTATATAgaatttcttaaattctttttttttcctcttttttaaaaaaatttatttattttaattggaggttaattactttacaatattgtattggttttgccatacatcatcatgaatccgccacaggtgtaataagaaaacaactaaaaattcTGATTTTCAAGTGGGAAAAATACTTGAATAATTACTTTGCAGAAGATATCCAAATagccaataaaaatattaaaaggtgcTCAACTTTATTAcccatcaggaaaatgaaaactgaaataaaaaggcATTCTGCCTCAAGAcctgaaaggataaataaaaatgctgAGTATTaatgaggatgtagagaaactgaaACTTTTGGACATTGTTGATAGCAGCATAAACAGTTTTactggaaaggagaaagagaaaactttCTAATGTAGATGGAAAGGTTTTAGATCTTGAATTAGGTTgtgattatatatacatatgcaaaaGTTCAATGAGTTATACACATGATTTGTGCACTTTACTATATGAAAGTTAATTACAAAAGTTTTTGCAaaggtttctgttttctttcattaactgCTTTGTACTGCGTACCCTAATATACCAACCCCATTCATAAATTCTAGGTCTCCTGAATTCAAAGAACTATACAATCTCATCCAAAGTACAGTCCtcttctgtatgtttattcttctcATTGCAGCAACATTGGCCAGAATCAAAGGGCAAAACTAAGTTTTATCCAAACTTCCTTTATTTCCTAATACAATAACTTTCCTAAGGGaaaatttataagtaaaaatatttccctAGCACTTCACTTGTCATTATTCTCAAAGAAATTTTACCACTAATGAGTTTAGTGAGTTTAaaccaaaatttttttcttttttgaattttttatataaaGCTATATTTTCCATTAATAATACTGTGTATGTATAAATTTATCTTGAGATCAATATCTCTTTCCCATATGCCATGCTTCCAAgaaggcactagtggtaaagacgtTGCCTGCCAGTACACGAAACTTAAGacatttgggttcgatccctggatccagaagattccctggaggaggaaatggcaacccacttaagtgttcttgcctggagaatcccatggacacaggagcctggaaggctacagtctatgtggttgcaaagagtcagacacgactgaagcaacatagagtgcacgcgcacacacacacatacacacacacattttccattcaataatactgtgtttttttaaatttatcctgAAAtcaacatttcttttccatttgcctCATCATTAGAATGTGATGGCAATCAGTAGTGCCTGAAAATTCAATAGCAATTGCCTCTCCTAAAAAGCAGTAGCTTGGTGCTGCCCTGATAACTAAATGTATACCCACAGCCATCTACTTCTCTGTCCCATCCTCCAGACAATAGAAATTTtacaagaaatacagaaataaaatgcaagcCACCTGTATAATTCTAAACTTTCTGGTAGATAGATACgttaaaaaactaaacagataaattcattttaattgcatttttattcaacatagtagaCCAAAAGTGTCAATTCagcatgtaatcaatataaaagacAATTGATGAGGTATTTTACATTAGTTTTCATATTAATTATTCAAAGAGccagtgtgtattttacacttacacCATGTCTCAATTTGGATGATCACATTTCAAGTACTGGATACTGTATATGGCTAGTGGCTATTGGATTGGATTGGATTGGATTTTTAACAGCTCCCAGTTAACTCAAAATACAACCAAGGTACCCCTTGAAATGAAACTCCAAATTCTCGCCCATTAGTgttgaaagagaatgagatggctggatggcatcactgactcgatggacatgagtctgagtgaactccgggagttggtgatggacagggagcgagctgtcggacacgactgagcgactgaactgaactgaactgaagtgttgaaATACCTCCACCCTACATCTTTATACCCCATCAAATTACATTTCTCTCATCTGGAAGTTCTAATTCACTGAACTTCGTCCCTAGAGCTCCACCTACCAAGTCAGAGGTGCCCATCTTGCATTTATCTGAAATCTAACATACTTCCCACTCACACACTACAAAATTCATCAGAACCGATCTTGTCGTTTTGCCAAGACCAACTCAACAAAATCTTTCACCTCCTACTCTCttacaaaatgtgatatattaaAATTATCCTGTGAGAAGTAGCATGAAATTACTGTGAACATATTCATAAGTGAAATGTGCTAGGTCAACAAACATGTGAAGTAGAATATTCCAAGAAAGACATGAGGCAAGAAAACATggcataaagaaaacaaactaggTTGGGATTCAAGCTGAGATTTCAGACCCAGCTGTAGCACCAGGTAGTTCTATATTCTTGGGTAACATACATTTCTGAGTCTCCAAAGTGTGATGTATTATACACTGGCACTGGATTAAATGATTCCAAAGTCCCATTCAACATTGAATACTCTATAATATAGCAACtatctttgtaaaataaagaaggaagaggggaaatgATGGTGAGGGAGGATAAATCCACTTGGGAAAAAGTTAAATCTCCTTTATATATTGGACAGAATGGAAGCCCTGGAACTTGAAGTCCACACCAAATAACAATGACAATAATAAcaaattccaataaaaaaaaaatgggatccTTTTTCTCAATTTCTAATATTTCTTCAAGACAACATTATTCTGTCCAAGGTTTTCTTTAGGGCAAATTTGACATCCTTGTTCCTCAAGCTATAGATTAATGGATTGAACATGGGCACCACAATGGTATAAAACAAGGAGGACACTTTGCCCTGATCAAGACGTAAAATAGAAGGTGGTTTGAGGTACATAAAAGCTCCTGACCCAAAGAAAAGAGAGACTGCAAGTATGTGGGAACTGCAAGTACTGAAAGCCTTGGACCTTCCCTCAGTGGAGCTAATGTGGAAAATGCTAGAAAGAATAAAACCATAAGAGATAAAAATGGTCACAATGGGCACCCCAATGCCAATGGTCACAACAATAAAGACTACCAGCAAATTTACATAAGAGCTGTTACAGGAGAGCTCAAGAAGGGGAATGATGTCACACATATAGTGATTGACAAGGTTGTCACCACAGAACGTCAGAAATACTATATTTCCTGTATGGGCCATAGCCCCAAACACTCCCATCCCATAGACCCCCAACAAAAGGAGTAAACACACCTGAGGAGACATGGTGACCGTGTAAACCAGTGGCTTACGGATGGCGACATAGCGGTCGTATGCCATTGCTGACAGGATGAAGGattcagaaaagacaaagaaacagaagaaaaagagctGAGTCATACACCCTGCATAGGAAATGAAGTTCTTCTCTGAGATGAAACTTGTCAGCATTTTAGGGACGATGGCAGTAGAGAAACTAAAATCTATGAAGGACAAGTTgaagaggaaaaagtacatgggaaTATGAAGGTGAGAATTCAGTCCAATCAAGGTTATCAAGCCCAGGTTCCCCACTACAGTGACCATGTAGAAACACAGAAACAGGAAGAAGAGGGGGATCTGGAGTTCAGGCTGATCTGTTAAGCCTGTGAGGATGAACTCGGTCACAGAGGAGGTGTTCTCTTCAGCCATTCTCCTCTCGGAGAATCTGTGAGGGGAAATGAAGAATTGttcagagaaaaagaggaaaacaatcctTCTTCAGAATGGCATTTGAACTGAGGGATTTTTGAACTTCAGGAAGATGGCATTTCTTCATACCTACTCTCTTCTCATGGTAC
Proteins encoded:
- the LOC109554252 gene encoding olfactory receptor 8B12-like, which gives rise to MAEENTSSVTEFILTGLTDQPELQIPLFFLFLCFYMVTVVGNLGLITLIGLNSHLHIPMYFFLFNLSFIDFSFSTAIVPKMLTSFISEKNFISYAGCMTQLFFFCFFVFSESFILSAMAYDRYVAIRKPLVYTVTMSPQVCLLLLLGVYGMGVFGAMAHTGNIVFLTFCGDNLVNHYMCDIIPLLELSCNSSYVNLLVVFIVVTIGIGVPIVTIFISYGFILSSIFHISSTEGRSKAFSTCSSHILAVSLFFGSGAFMYLKPPSILRLDQGKVSSLFYTIVVPMFNPLIYSLRNKDVKFALKKTLDRIMLS